In Phocoena sinus isolate mPhoSin1 chromosome X, mPhoSin1.pri, whole genome shotgun sequence, a genomic segment contains:
- the MAGEB16 gene encoding melanoma-associated antigen B16: protein MSQRQKRPQHSYDQCHQTFSKSQGLEVAQVSKALEETHLSCHPLMPGDLKEAPGAAISSTPEGPQCFYSSSIAIKATSPTKSDEGSNSQEREYTLSTSQAVLGPKNVPIDALDKKVSMLVNFLLFKYQMKEPITKADMLKIVIKECEVHFPEIFLRASECMEMVFGLDLMEVDHTSHHYGLFIKLGLTYDGMLHREVGMPKTSILILILSVIFMKGNCATEDEVWKVLNVTGVYAGMKHFIFGEPRELITKEFVKEKYLEYRRVTNTDPAQFKFLWGPRAHAETTKMKVLEFLAKVHGTDPSSFPSQYEEALQDEEERARARISGRAVSPSVATASSSAKASSFSHT, encoded by the coding sequence ATGTCTCAGCGTCAGAAGCGTCCTCAGCACTCATATGATCAATGCCATCAGACCTTCAGTAAGTCCCAGGGCCTGGAGGTTGCACAGGTCTCCAAGGCTCTGGAGGAGACCCATCTCTCCTGCCATCCTCTAATGCCTGGCGATTTGAAGGAGGCTCCTGGGGCTGCTATATCCAGCACTCCTGAGGGTCCTCAGTGTTTCTACTCCTCTTCCATTGCTATCAAAGCCACCTCACCCACCAAATCGGATGAGGGGTCCAATAGCCAAGAAAGAGAGTATACTCTGAGCACCTCACAGGCTGTGCTAGGCCCCAAGAATGTGCCTATAGATGCTCTAGATAAGAAAGTATCTATGTTGGTAAATTTCTTGCTATTCAAGTATCAAATGAAAGAGCCAATAACAAAGGCAGATATGTTGAAGATTGTCATCAAAGAGTGTGAAGTCCACTTTCCTGAGATCTTCCTGAGAGCCTCTGAGTGCATGGAGATGGTCTTTGGCCTTGATTTGATGGAAGTGGATCACACCAGTCACCACTATGGCCTCTTCATCAAATTGGGCCTCACCTATGATGGGATGCTGCACCGTGAAGTGGGCATGCCCAAGACCAGCATCCTGATACTTATCCTGAGTGTGATCTTCATGAAGGGCAACTGTGCTACCGAAGACGAAGTCTGGAAAGTTCTGAATGTGACCGGGGTATATGCCGGGATGAAGCACTTCATCTTTGGGGAGCCCAGGGAGCTCATCACCAAAGAATTCGTGAAGGAAAAATACCTGGAGTACCGGCGGGTGACCAACACTGATCCTGCGCAATTTAAGTTCCTGTGGGGCCCCAGAGCCCACGCTGAAACCACCAAGATGAAGGTCCTGGAGTTTCTGGCCAAGGTTCATGGGACTGACCCAAGTTCTTTCCCATCTCAGTATGAGGAGGCTCTGCAAGATGAAGAAGAGAGAGCCCGAGCCAGAATTTCAGGCAGGGCTGTCTCTCCTTCTGTAGCCACTGCCAGTTCTAGTGCCAAGGCTAGCAGCTTCTCCCACACCTAG